The region CGGATTCCACCCGTTACTCGAAGATTGGATAAATGCACTTTCAAATTCTGTTCTTTCGGTTTTTGCGGGGCGATAAATATGCCATACCCGGCATTAGTTTCGAGTATCGTTGAGTCAGAAGAAGTACCCTGCAACGTTAGATTCTTTTGAACTATGAATCCGATTGTTGCGGAAGCGCCGATTGAAGAATCTAAACAATTTCCACAGAAGGGATCATTATAAAGAACTGGGTTTGCTTTCCAAGTACCATTACCAAGTTGAAGTGTATCATTACTCACGGCATGGTCGATCACTGTTTGTAAATCATCGCTTGGTTTCACCATCCAAACTGTTGCATCGGATTGTTGCATGAAAAAAAAAGCGGCTGATAGCGCCGCAAATCTCATTGGATGCTTTACCCCCATAACTCCTCCCAATCTTACAACTGCTTTCGGATTTTTGTTTCCTGCTGCGATAATATCGATTGTACAACTTGTTTCAATTCAGCTTCGATATCTTCCGATTTCGAGATGGTCGTTGTCGCTAACTGCGACAGTAGATTTTGCTCGGCTGGAGATAGCAACTTCGCGGTTGTTACAACTACCGGAATGTTGAGCAATTTCGGCCGCTTCCGAATAATCCGCAGCATCGTCATCCCATCCATCACCGGCATCATCAGATCGAGAAGTATCAGGTCAGGGATAAACTGATCCAGCTTTTCAAGGGCAACCTTTCCATTGTCAGCAAAAACAACTTCACTGTCATACTGTGTGAGAAAATCCGAATAGATTGATTGCGTATCGAGATCATCTTCCACAATGAGTATTTTTGGTGTTGGCTTCTTGATGTTACGCATCAAAACTGAATATAACTCATCACGATTGATCGGCTTGTCGAGAAAATCCATTGCACCAAATACTGTTCCTTTGCTTTCATTGGCTACGATACTAACAATGATGACGGGTATATGCCGTAACTGTGGATCGGTTTTAAGTTCCCGTAATACCTGTGTGCCATTTTTATTTGGCATTTGCAAATCGAGCGTAATTAATGCCGGTTGAAACTCTTTTGCCATCCGAATGCCACGGTCACCGGTATCAGCAGTCAGAACACGACAGCCAAATTCTTCAAAGTAATGGGAAAGCAGTACCCTCGAATCCGATTCGTCATCGACGATTAACACTGTTGGTCGAAATCCCCGGAATGCAGTCTTGGTCTGTAAAGCAAGTGTTCGCTCGGAAAGTAACGATGGTATGACCGGCTCAGGAATCTCCGGGACCGTTTCAATACTTGATGCAAGACGTGATTTGTATATAGTGGTATCGATGATAACCGAGAACACAGAACCCTTACCAACCTCACTCTCAAGATGCAACTCAAAACCGAGTAACTGACATAACGAGCGAGTAATGGTTAATCCTAAACCGGTACCGCCATACTTGCGCTGGGTTGTATTGTCGGCTTGTTGGAATGCCTCGAAAATTGCGGATCGACGGTCTTCTGGAATTCCTATACCGGTATCGATCACATCGATTCGTACGACCTGACAAGTTTCGGTATCAGTAACTACCCGTACTGTGATACTGCCGGTTTCTGTGAACGTAAGTGCATTTCCAATTAGATTAATCAGGATTTGTTTTAACTTCGATTCATCGGTTTTCAGTATTTCTATCGTTTCTGGAAACTCATATCGTAAAGTCACGCTCTCCTTTTGTTTCGCTTGCCCGTCAAACTCACTAACAAGTTTTCTAATCAACTCGGTTACATCTACACTACTTAACACCACTTCCATTTTTCCGGCTTCGATTTTCGAGAGATCAAGAATCCCATTGATCAGCATCAACAAGTGTTTTCCATTCGATAGAATCCGATCCAAATAAAGTGCTTCCTTGTCAGTTATCGACGTCCGCTCTCTTTTCAAAAGAATATTGGCAAATCCGATTACCGAGTTAAGCGGCGTTCGGAGCTCATGGCTCATGTTGGCGAGAAACTGACTTTTTGCAACATTGGCAGCTTCGGCAGCTTCTTTCGCTTCCCTCAACGCTTGGTCGGCAAGTCGACGCTGGGTAATATCCCGGACGACGCCGATAAAAATGCGCCGCGACCCGAGCTGGAGTTCGCTGATTGCTAAGTCCATCGGGAATCTGCCGCCGGTTTTACGTTGACCTACCATTTCCCGATTGGTACCGATGATGTGGGGGATATTCGACTGTATGTATCGTTCGATGTACTTACTGTGGTCGCTGCGATGGGGTTCCGGCATAAGTTTACTAACGTTTTTACCAACCAACTCTGTCCAAGAATACCCGAAGATACGTTCCACAGCAGGGTTGACCGACTCGATGAGGCCCTTATCGTCGATTGTTATAATACCGTCTACAATGTGTGTAACGACTGATCGGAAGCGCTCTTCGCTTAATCGCAAATCCTGCAAGGCGCGCTTTCGTAAGGTGATATCGTTGCCCACGTAGAGGAATCCAGTAATGTTACCGTCTTCATCGCGCAGGGAACTCACCGATACTAATGCTGGAAAATGATTGCCATCCTTCCGAACATAACTCCATTCCCGTTCCTGTATGGTTCCACGAGTTGCCGCATAAGTAAACACATTGCAATCGAGTGGAACCGCAGTTCCGACGATTTGTGCCAATTCATCGGACCGCTCCTGTACTTCTTCCAAATGATGGAAGATTAGCGGTGTCTGCTTCCCGAGCACCTCTTCGGCATAGTAGCCGAGCAACCGCTCAGCAGTCGAGTTAAACACCCGGATAATGTGATTAGTATCGGTGGAGACGATGATATAATTTGCTGAATCGAGGATCGCTTGTTGGAAAGAGTTCAACTCCCGTAAATCAAGTTCACTACGGGCGAGTGCGCTAAGTGTCTGTTCACGCTCCTTGGTGGCATTTGTATTTGCTCGGGCAAGGTTTACTCCATACACTGTCAAAACACTTGCCAAAACCGTTAGCAACGCAACTACCGCATATTCTAACGTGCGCAAAGAATTGGCATCTTTTATCTGTTCATTAAAATGTTCTGCTAATACTACCCGAACTTTACTTCGCAATTCTTCAATAGCCCCGATCAACACTGTATAATCGCGATTCTTCTTGATCATCGCCTTAGTAGCTGCTTCGGTGTTTCCAATTTCGTAGGTGGAGATAATCTCGTTAGATGCTTCGA is a window of bacterium DNA encoding:
- a CDS encoding right-handed parallel beta-helix repeat-containing protein is translated as MGVKHPMRFAALSAAFFFMQQSDATVWMVKPSDDLQTVIDHAVSNDTLQLGNGTWKANPVLYNDPFCGNCLDSSIGASATIGFIVQKNLTLQGTSSDSTILETNAGYGIFIAPQKPKEQNLKVHLSNLRVTGGIRDIDGNETDAEIVIRNSEVTIRNCTISGNTHRADSVIVGIAGIAGREGAILKVEDCIIRNNGWDGIALYRGTRARIVDVTIEKGRGAGIGITWDAQAEIIRTTVSDYWKGIGT
- a CDS encoding PAS domain S-box protein, producing MTDFLQSKQPLSFARGKAFTRMHLIFFLLAVFQLATISISIYLNHQLIALQTEAATKEKSWSLRLSHLSKLSTIASDISASGNNVFITRDFQAEHLNLVKNVTRFDSTLYEIRSDYDSALTDIETLWLLPLLDTVATQTRDLIEASNEIISTYEIGNTEAATKAMIKKNRDYTVLIGAIEELRSKVRVVLAEHFNEQIKDANSLRTLEYAVVALLTVLASVLTVYGVNLARANTNATKEREQTLSALARSELDLRELNSFQQAILDSANYIIVSTDTNHIIRVFNSTAERLLGYYAEEVLGKQTPLIFHHLEEVQERSDELAQIVGTAVPLDCNVFTYAATRGTIQEREWSYVRKDGNHFPALVSVSSLRDEDGNITGFLYVGNDITLRKRALQDLRLSEERFRSVVTHIVDGIITIDDKGLIESVNPAVERIFGYSWTELVGKNVSKLMPEPHRSDHSKYIERYIQSNIPHIIGTNREMVGQRKTGGRFPMDLAISELQLGSRRIFIGVVRDITQRRLADQALREAKEAAEAANVAKSQFLANMSHELRTPLNSVIGFANILLKRERTSITDKEALYLDRILSNGKHLLMLINGILDLSKIEAGKMEVVLSSVDVTELIRKLVSEFDGQAKQKESVTLRYEFPETIEILKTDESKLKQILINLIGNALTFTETGSITVRVVTDTETCQVVRIDVIDTGIGIPEDRRSAIFEAFQQADNTTQRKYGGTGLGLTITRSLCQLLGFELHLESEVGKGSVFSVIIDTTIYKSRLASSIETVPEIPEPVIPSLLSERTLALQTKTAFRGFRPTVLIVDDESDSRVLLSHYFEEFGCRVLTADTGDRGIRMAKEFQPALITLDLQMPNKNGTQVLRELKTDPQLRHIPVIIVSIVANESKGTVFGAMDFLDKPINRDELYSVLMRNIKKPTPKILIVEDDLDTQSIYSDFLTQYDSEVVFADNGKVALEKLDQFIPDLILLDLMMPVMDGMTMLRIIRKRPKLLNIPVVVTTAKLLSPAEQNLLSQLATTTISKSEDIEAELKQVVQSILSQQETKIRKQL